The following proteins are co-located in the Dermochelys coriacea isolate rDerCor1 chromosome 4, rDerCor1.pri.v4, whole genome shotgun sequence genome:
- the LOC119854968 gene encoding CDKN2A-interacting protein isoform X13, with protein MAEAAASEPLGRSRQEAAWVETLRGDCEPEHHWRHRREFLLRNAGGPPAGDSGVLQRLVSLSMVWANHVFLGCRYPLSVMEKVLEMAEGIKVTDAPAHTTRDELVAKKG; from the exons ATGGCGGAGGCCGCGGCCTCGGAGCCGCTGGGCCGGAGCCGGCAGGAGGCGGCCTGGGTGGAGACGCTGCGCGGGGACTGCGAGCCCGAGCACCACTGGCGGCACCGCCGCGAGTTCCTGCTGCGCAACGCGGGGGGCCCGCCGGCCGGGGACAGCGGGGTCCTGCAGCGCCTCGTCTCTCTCTCCATGGTGTGGGCCAACCACGTCTTCCTCGGCTGCCG GTACCCGCTGTCGGTGATGGAAAAGGTGCTGGAAATGGCTGAAGGCATCAAAGTGACCGATGCGCCCGCCCACACGACGAGAGATGAACTGGTTGCCAAG AAGGGGTAG
- the LOC119854968 gene encoding CDKN2A-interacting protein isoform X9 encodes MLPKKEEKDAGKDSERSLPSSSSNQEKSTVPGTETETKAANYETTAKHNSAAASASSGTESKMNYHSSMETKHEKKSTLPGVPPAATKSSSQASTPAVAATKSGSQASAPAPVAARSSSQASAPVPAAAKSSSQASALAAAKSSTQASALAAAAPPAAAKSSTQASAPAAAKSSTQASAPAAAKSSTQASAPAAAKSSTQASAPAAAKSSTQASAPAAAPAAAKSSTQASAPAAAPAAAKSSTQASAPAPAAAKSSTQASAPAPAPAAAKSSTQASAPAPAPAAAKSSTQASAPAPAAAKSSTQASAPAPAPAAAKSSTQASAPAPAAAKSSTQASAPAPAPAAAKSSTQASAPAPAAAKSSSQASAPPAAAKSSSQASAAAAVPAAAKSSSQASAPAAAKSSSMASAPAAAAKSSSLASAPPAAAATRSSSLASVLLVASKSSSQATAAPVASKSSSQASENPAKVSWKPLTSEDAKERQPFFNRLYKAVAWKLVAVGGFSPNVNHAELLNSSIQSVKATLDVTFVPLKELADLPQNKSSHENIVCELRCKSVYLGTGCGKSKENAKAIASREALKLFLKKKVIVKICKRKYKGREIEDLVLLDEESKPSNLPPALRNPQEIL; translated from the coding sequence ATGTTGccgaagaaagaggaaaaagatgcGGGAAAAGATTCAGAACGTTCACTGCCATCCTCAAGCTCAAACCAAGAAAAGAGCACAGTGCCAGgaacagaaacagaaacaaaagcagCTAATTATGAAACCACTGCCAAACATAATTCAGCTGCAGCATCTGCTTCATCTGGAACGGAATCAAAAATGAATTATCATTCAAGTATGGAAACTAAACATGAAAAGAAGAGTACATTGCCTGGTGTTCCGCCGGCGGCTACCAAAAGCAGCTCCCAGGCCAGCACTCCGGCGGTGGCAGCTACCAAAAGCGGCtcccaggccagtgctccagCACCGGTGGCTGCCAGAAGCAGCTCCCAGGCCAGCGCTCCGGTGCCGGCGGCTGCCAAAAGCAGCTCCCAGGCCAGCGCTCTGGCAGCTGCCAAAAGCAGCACCCAGGCCAGCGCTCTGGCGGCGGCAGCGCCGCCAGCGGCTGCCAAAAGCAGCACCCAGGCCAGCGCTCCGGCGGCTGCCAAAAGCAGCACCCAGGCCAGCGCTCCGGCGGCTGCCAAAAGCAGCACCCAGGCCAGCGCTCCGGCGGCTGCCAAAAGCAGCACCCAGGCCAGCGCTCCGGCGGCTGCCAAAAGCAGCACCCAGGCCAGCGCGCCGGCGGCGGCGCCGGCGGCTGCCAAAAGCAGCACCCAGGCCAGCGCGCCGGCGGCGGCGCCGGCGGCTGCCAAAAGCAGCACCCAGGCCAGCGCGCCGGCGCCGGCGGCTGCCAAAAGCAGCACCCAGGCCAGCGCGCCGGCGCCGGCGCCGGCGGCTGCCAAAAGCAGCACCCAGGCCAGCGCGCCGGCGCCGGCGCCGGCGGCTGCCAAAAGCAGCACCCAGGCCAGCGCGCCGGCGCCGGCGGCTGCCAAAAGCAGCACCCAGGCCAGCGCGCCGGCGCCGGCGCCGGCGGCTGCCAAAAGCAGCACCCAGGCCAGCGCGCCGGCGCCGGCGGCTGCCAAAAGCAGCACCCAGGCCAGCGCGCCGGCGCCGGCGCCGGCGGCTGCCAAAAGCAGCACCCAGGCCAGCGCGCCGGCGCCGGCGGCTGCCAAAAGCAGCTCTCAGGCCAGTGCTCCGCCGGCGGCTGCCAAAAGCAGCTCTCAGGCCAGCGCTGCGGCAGCGGTGCCGGCGGCTGCCAAAAGCAGCTCCCAGGCCAGTGCTCCGGCGGCTGCCAAAAGCAGCTCCATGGCCAGCGCTCCAGCGGCGGCTGCCAAAAGCAGCTCGCTGGCCAGTGCTCCGCCAGCGGCGGCGGCTACCAGAAGCAGCTCCCTGGCCAGCGTTCTACTGGTGGCTTCCAAAAGCAGCTCTCAGGCCACCGCTGCACCAGTGGCTTCCAAAAGCAGCTCTCAGGCTAGTGAAAATCCTGCTAAAGTGTCATGGAAGCCATTAACAAGTGAAGATGCAAAAGAAAGACAGCCTTTTTTCAATAGACTGTACAAAGCTGTGGCCTGGAAATTAGTTGCTGTTGGAGGTTTTAGTCCCAACGTGAATCATGCAGAACTTCTAAACTCATCCATTCAGTCTGTGAAAGCCACTTTAGATGTAACTTTTGTTCCACTGAAAGAACTTGCAGACTTACCTCAAAATAAAAGCTCTCATGAAAATATAGTTTGTGAACTGAGGTGCAAGTCTGTTTATTTGGGTACTGGCTGTGGAAAAAGTAAGGAAAATGCCAAAGCTATAGCTTCCAGGGAAGCTTTGAAATTATTTCTCAAGAAGAAAGTTATTGTAAAGATATGTAAAAGAAAGTACAAAGGACGTGAAATTGAAGATTTGGTACTACTTGATGAAGAGTCAAAACCCTCAAATTTACCCCCAGCTTTAAGAAATCCTCAAGAGATCCTGTAG
- the LOC119854968 gene encoding CDKN2A-interacting protein isoform X1, which translates to MAEAAASEPLGRSRQEAAWVETLRGDCEPEHHWRHRREFLLRNAGGPPAGDSGVLQRLVSLSMVWANHVFLGCRYPLSVMEKVLEMAEGIKVTDAPAHTTRDELVAKVKKRGISSSNEGVEEPCKKRAVDKSRDSKDVGNDAKLTKTEVSKETESMLPKKEEKDAGKDSERSLPSSSSNQEKSTVPGTETETKAANYETTAKHNSAAASASSGTESKMNYHSSMETKHEKKSTLPGVPPAATKSSSQASTPAVAATKSGSQASAPAPVAARSSSQASAPVPAAAKSSSQASALAAAKSSTQASALAAAAPPAAAKSSTQASAPAAAKSSTQASAPAAAKSSTQASAPAAAKSSTQASAPAAAKSSTQASAPAAAPAAAKSSTQASAPAAAPAAAKSSTQASAPAPAAAKSSTQASAPAPAPAAAKSSTQASAPAPAPAAAKSSTQASAPAPAAAKSSTQASAPAPAPAAAKSSTQASAPAPAAAKSSTQASAPAPAPAAAKSSTQASAPAPAAAKSSSQASAPPAAAKSSSQASAAAAVPAAAKSSSQASAPAAAKSSSMASAPAAAAKSSSLASAPPAAAATRSSSLASVLLVASKSSSQATAAPVASKSSSQASENPAKVSWKPLTSEDAKERQPFFNRLYKAVAWKLVAVGGFSPNVNHAELLNSSIQSVKATLDVTFVPLKELADLPQNKSSHENIVCELRCKSVYLGTGCGKSKENAKAIASREALKLFLKKKVIVKICKRKYKGREIEDLVLLDEESKPSNLPPALRNPQEIL; encoded by the exons ATGGCGGAGGCCGCGGCCTCGGAGCCGCTGGGCCGGAGCCGGCAGGAGGCGGCCTGGGTGGAGACGCTGCGCGGGGACTGCGAGCCCGAGCACCACTGGCGGCACCGCCGCGAGTTCCTGCTGCGCAACGCGGGGGGCCCGCCGGCCGGGGACAGCGGGGTCCTGCAGCGCCTCGTCTCTCTCTCCATGGTGTGGGCCAACCACGTCTTCCTCGGCTGCCG GTACCCGCTGTCGGTGATGGAAAAGGTGCTGGAAATGGCTGAAGGCATCAAAGTGACCGATGCGCCCGCCCACACGACGAGAGATGAACTGGTTGCCAAGGTGAAGAAAAGAGGCATATCAAGTAGCAATG AAGGGGTAGAGGAACCTTGCAAGAAACGAGCTGTTGACAAAAGCAGAGATTCTAAGGATGTTGGAAATGATGCTAAGTTGACAAAGACAGAAGTTTCCAAGGAGACAGAGAGCATGTTGccgaagaaagaggaaaaagatgcGGGAAAAGATTCAGAACGTTCACTGCCATCCTCAAGCTCAAACCAAGAAAAGAGCACAGTGCCAGgaacagaaacagaaacaaaagcagCTAATTATGAAACCACTGCCAAACATAATTCAGCTGCAGCATCTGCTTCATCTGGAACGGAATCAAAAATGAATTATCATTCAAGTATGGAAACTAAACATGAAAAGAAGAGTACATTGCCTGGTGTTCCGCCGGCGGCTACCAAAAGCAGCTCCCAGGCCAGCACTCCGGCGGTGGCAGCTACCAAAAGCGGCtcccaggccagtgctccagCACCGGTGGCTGCCAGAAGCAGCTCCCAGGCCAGCGCTCCGGTGCCGGCGGCTGCCAAAAGCAGCTCCCAGGCCAGCGCTCTGGCAGCTGCCAAAAGCAGCACCCAGGCCAGCGCTCTGGCGGCGGCAGCGCCGCCAGCGGCTGCCAAAAGCAGCACCCAGGCCAGCGCTCCGGCGGCTGCCAAAAGCAGCACCCAGGCCAGCGCTCCGGCGGCTGCCAAAAGCAGCACCCAGGCCAGCGCTCCGGCGGCTGCCAAAAGCAGCACCCAGGCCAGCGCTCCGGCGGCTGCCAAAAGCAGCACCCAGGCCAGCGCGCCGGCGGCGGCGCCGGCGGCTGCCAAAAGCAGCACCCAGGCCAGCGCGCCGGCGGCGGCGCCGGCGGCTGCCAAAAGCAGCACCCAGGCCAGCGCGCCGGCGCCGGCGGCTGCCAAAAGCAGCACCCAGGCCAGCGCGCCGGCGCCGGCGCCGGCGGCTGCCAAAAGCAGCACCCAGGCCAGCGCGCCGGCGCCGGCGCCGGCGGCTGCCAAAAGCAGCACCCAGGCCAGCGCGCCGGCGCCGGCGGCTGCCAAAAGCAGCACCCAGGCCAGCGCGCCGGCGCCGGCGCCGGCGGCTGCCAAAAGCAGCACCCAGGCCAGCGCGCCGGCGCCGGCGGCTGCCAAAAGCAGCACCCAGGCCAGCGCGCCGGCGCCGGCGCCGGCGGCTGCCAAAAGCAGCACCCAGGCCAGCGCGCCGGCGCCGGCGGCTGCCAAAAGCAGCTCTCAGGCCAGTGCTCCGCCGGCGGCTGCCAAAAGCAGCTCTCAGGCCAGCGCTGCGGCAGCGGTGCCGGCGGCTGCCAAAAGCAGCTCCCAGGCCAGTGCTCCGGCGGCTGCCAAAAGCAGCTCCATGGCCAGCGCTCCAGCGGCGGCTGCCAAAAGCAGCTCGCTGGCCAGTGCTCCGCCAGCGGCGGCGGCTACCAGAAGCAGCTCCCTGGCCAGCGTTCTACTGGTGGCTTCCAAAAGCAGCTCTCAGGCCACCGCTGCACCAGTGGCTTCCAAAAGCAGCTCTCAGGCTAGTGAAAATCCTGCTAAAGTGTCATGGAAGCCATTAACAAGTGAAGATGCAAAAGAAAGACAGCCTTTTTTCAATAGACTGTACAAAGCTGTGGCCTGGAAATTAGTTGCTGTTGGAGGTTTTAGTCCCAACGTGAATCATGCAGAACTTCTAAACTCATCCATTCAGTCTGTGAAAGCCACTTTAGATGTAACTTTTGTTCCACTGAAAGAACTTGCAGACTTACCTCAAAATAAAAGCTCTCATGAAAATATAGTTTGTGAACTGAGGTGCAAGTCTGTTTATTTGGGTACTGGCTGTGGAAAAAGTAAGGAAAATGCCAAAGCTATAGCTTCCAGGGAAGCTTTGAAATTATTTCTCAAGAAGAAAGTTATTGTAAAGATATGTAAAAGAAAGTACAAAGGACGTGAAATTGAAGATTTGGTACTACTTGATGAAGAGTCAAAACCCTCAAATTTACCCCCAGCTTTAAGAAATCCTCAAGAGATCCTGTAG